The nucleotide sequence GGAATAGCGAGGCTTGAGGAAAGTAAAACTACAACACTGAATAAAAATAAGCAGCGCCATACGAGGGTGGCGCTGTTTTCAATAAGGCTGACTACGCATCTTCACTAGAACTTAAACGATGCGTGAACTGCTCTACGGCGTTAACCACTTCTTTTGCACCGTCTTGAATTTGTGCAATCACTTGCCCTGCTTCTTCAGCATACTTTAAGCCACCTTGGGCTTTTTCATCGCCTACATTAACCAGCTCTACTGCATCTGACGCCAGAGATTGGTTATGTTTAACTACGTTGATAATTTCTTCCGTAGCGTCTGTGGTGCGCGAGGCCAGCTGGCGTACTTCATCGGCCACCACGGCGAAGCCACGGCCTTGGTCGCCGGCTCTAGCGGCTTCTATCGCGGCATTCAGTGCTAGCAAATTTGTTTGCTCGGCAATTGCGCTAATGCTGCCAATAATGGTTGCGATTTGCTGAGATTGATCGTCAAGGGCATGAATACCCTCTTTGGCTTTGTCCATTTGTTCCGACAACGAAGACATCTCTCCAAGAAGCTCTTCAATCACTTCTTTACCACGGGACGCAATTTGATCGGTACTGTTTGAAGAACGGTAAGCAATTTCTGCGGCGTTTGAAACCGCCCTTTCTTGCTCTACCTGTTCGGTGATATTCGTTGCCAACTTAACCACTTTATACATTCTGCCGTGCGAATCGCATATGGGGTTATAAGTGGCTCCCAGCCAAACTTTATTCCCGTGTGCGTCTAAGCGTTCAAAACGCCCTGCCACAAACTCGCCACGGGCCAAACGATCCCAAAATCGCTTATATTCATCAGAATTAGCATACTCTTGCTCACAAAAAATACGGTGGTGCTGGCCCTTAATTTGTTCCAAGCTGTATTTAACGGTTTGCAAAAAGGCATCATTGGCATTTTGAATATGGCCGTGAAGGTCAAATTCTATGACCGCATTTGATTTATGAAGCGCCGCCACTAAATCTTCATGTTCTTTCGATTTAGAGATGGTACGAGTAAGATCATTGAGGTTGACGGAATACTTGACGATTTTGCCGTTAACGTCAAATACAGGCTGCACCACACCGCGTAGCCAAGCCTCTTCACCGTTATTGCGTAAAAACTCAATGGCACCAAAATAATGCGCTTTTTCATCAATACACTGTTTTAGCTTTCTATAGTGAAGTGTCTCTTTCGCAATTTCAGGAACAAACTCGAAAAAATTCCGCCCTTTAATTTGCGCCAGTGAATAGCCCAATTCTTGTTCAAACAAGTGGTTTACATCTTGTATATTTGCATGAGCATCGAGGTGGGCAAATATCATTTCTTCACGCAAACCCTCACGGATTTGTTTAAGCATATGAACTTCTTCACGTAGCTCAGCGTTTTCTTTTACAAGGTGTTTATTGAACATATGGCCTTCCTTGACGAAGTGAGTTAAACATTGTTAGGTGCGAGACACACTAATGTAATTAAGCTTATCGGCAACGCACAATACTACGTTAGGTTTAAAATTCTCACCTCGCAAGAAATCCACAAAAATTACCCCAAAATTTAATCTATGCTTGGGCTTTTGCACGCTGCGGCGGTAAATAGGACATCCGTTGAGCTGTTTAATGCTGTTTCTGCCGAGTCTTGAATAACCCCAAGAATAAACCCTGTTGCCACCACTTGCATGGCGATGTCGTTAGGAATATTAAACAAACTACAAGCAAGAGGAATCAGAAGTAGCGACCCGCCCGCCACACCAGAGCTTCCGCATGCCGATACCGCAGCCACTAGACTAAGCACCACCGCTGTAACAAAGTCGACCGGAATGTTTAGGGTATTAACTGCGGCTAGCGTCAGTACGGTTATGGTAATCGCCGCCCCGCCCATATTTATCGTTGCACCCAACGGAATAGAAACTGAATAAGTGTCTTCATTCAATTTTAGCCGTTCACACAACGCCATATTGACAGGAATATTGGCCGCAGAACTACGGGTAAAAAATGCAGTGATCCCACTTTCTTTTAAACAGGTGAAAACGAGGGGATAAGGATTACTACGTGTAGCAATAAATACGAGTAAGGGGTTGGTAACTAATGCAATAAACAGCATGGCACTGATGAGAACCAGTAGTAAATGAGAATAGTCTACAAGCGCCTCAACACCAGTGCTCGCGAGGGTATTTGCCACTAATCCGAATATTCCAAACGGCGCTAAACGAATGATTATATTGACCACTGACGTCACGCTATCTGCTAAGTTTAGCAACACATTCTTGGTGGTTTCAGATCCCTTGCCGAGACCAAACCCTATGGCTGCAGCCCAGGTTAAAATACCAATATAGTTGCCTTGTACTAACGCATTCACTGGGTTGTCCACCATGTTAAAAACCAAAGTGGTGAGCACCTCACTTATGCCTTCGGGTGCCACTTGTTTAACATTTGAAGTCAGTAGATTTAGCGTGCTGGGAAACATAAAACTGAAAACCACGGCCGTCACCGAGGCTATAAGTGTTCCAGCCATATACAGAAAAAGTACAGGTTTAATATAGGTTTGCTGCGACTTTTTGTGATTGGCAATAGAAGCCATCACCAACACAAACACTAAAAGAGGTGCTATGGCTTTCAAAGCTTTAACAAACAGCGTACCAACGACACTTGCTTTGGAGGCGAGTTCAGGAGAAATAAAGGCTAAAACCGCACCCAGCACTATGCCCACGACAATTTGTAAAACAATATTGCCGTTCATATACATGCGCAACAAGCTTGGTTTTTTAGGTAAAGACATACAACGTACTTCTGCTATAAAATTTTAGCGCTGCACCTTAATGCAAAGCGGCACAGATTTGAACTGGTTTATCTTCAACACCCCGTAAAATGCGGTAAAACAGGGTATGACGTTTTCTAAACGAGACAGGCATGGTTATTTAATTTCACATGAATCTATGCAATACGAGACAGGCATGGTTATTTAGTGCCTGTCTCGTTTAGTAGTAATGGTTACAAAAGTATATCGTTGTGTGGTGTTTAGGTATTCATGACCTAGCATCTATTGTACATAACGAATAAAAGCCCCGCGAGGGCGAGGCTTTGGATTCAAATTAAAATGACTGTTCCTATAGAAGAAAGGTCAAACACACATCCTTAGTTTGTTTCATATATATACTCAGCAACCTTGAAACCTTTTACTTCGTGACAACTTGTTACATTGAATTTCGAAGACAACTCATCTTCTACAAAACTCTTTAACATAACTAAACTTTGACCATCACTCTCAATACTGTAGTGAGATAGTAAGCTTCCCCATTCGCCAAACCTAACAAATAGAGTAAAGACACTACTGTCTATTTTATTACTATATACGATTGATGCTGGGTTACTATTATCAATCGATATATTATTGCGAGCTGAAAACTCCCTAAGGTCTTCCTTTAAACCATTTGTATGCGCTATATCCAATTTTATAAATACACAATAGTCGGATTTGATTTTTGTAATCTTTCTTGCATCATTAATCTTAGCGGCAATTCCTCCTGCTACAATTAACACAAGGAAAGTGACCAATACGATTTTTCTACTCATAATTTTTCCTAGTAATAGCTATACTTATAAACGAGGGGGATTAAATAAAATTTCGGTATTGATTCGATTCGATACGTCAGAATGCATTTTACCAAAAGCACCATAACCAATAGCCATATTCCAAAATTGATCTTTCCCAGTACCAACTCCTCTAGAATAAAACCAAACAGCTCCTTGTGACTCAAAAGTAGCATGGACAACCACCCCCGGATGGAACCAATGTCCACTAAGAGTAACATTCACCGAAAAATTACCAATAGCAAAATGATTAATCGGATTAATTCCAAGCAACGAAGTTTCTCCATTGCCGGGAGGTAAAATCTTGAAAGGTACGCCTTCAGAATCAACAATTCCCGCAACTGCACTTACAGTACAACTGCTCGAAATTAAGCAGCCAAATGATGGGCCTATTTCATATTGGTGATAGTTGGGATCACCTGTATCATAGCTATCTACAAATTTTTCGGTTAATTTTCTTCCTTTTTCTCGCCTCTTATCTTGTTCAGAATTTCCACTACAATTACCTGTTTGCTTACACCTTTTCCTCTCAAATTCCTGCCCAGTAGCCGTTCTCGACGCCATCCCAGTCGGATCAACATACTTAAACGGATTATTATTCGCATAAGCATATCGATTAAAGCTATGCACATCACGGAATCCAATGGGATCATTGGAGTAGAAACGCCCTATAACTGGATCATAGTATCGTGCCTGCATATAAGTAAGCCCAATACTTTTGTCATGCTTATGGCCGGTGTAACCTATTTCATCTTCACCTGAACTGGCATTCGTCTTCCCCCACTCTAGTCCGAAAGGGGCATAGCGCAATCGCTTGATAAGGCCACCGTCGCTGTTTGTCTTCCCAGCCGTTGTACCTAAAATGTCTGGGTGGATAAACGTTTGTTCGCCTGCCCCCTGATGGGCAATTAATTGGCTTCCCAAATAGTAGTTTTGTCTGTAAGCCCCATTTATCCTTTCATAGAGCAATTGACCTGAAAGCGAATACATTGAATAACGTGTGCCTTCACTATCCACCGCCTTAACCCTTTTGCCATGACCATCGTACACGTAGCTATTACCACTCGCACTTCGCATTTCATTAGCCAAGTTATACGTAAAACTATCAAAGCCGTTGTCTTCTACATTTCCTCTATCATCATAAGTAAATGTATAGGCTCTCATTCCAGATGTAGAATATAAACGTTCGTTCGCATCGTACGTGTAGTTAATCGTTCCCGCTATTGAATCGAACTTTTCTATATTGCCAAGGCTATCGTAATTTAGGTCGCCTATAAGTGAATTATTGCCGTTGCGAATATTGTCTAGCCTATCAAGGCCATCATATGTTAAACGCAGGTCATAGGTGTTTGATTGTTTATCGTCCCAAAACGTAATATTCCCATTTCCGTCATAGGAATATTGGTTGTAAACAATATTCCTAGTGCCGCAAAGACTTCTTTGAATATTGGGGTACCCTGACGTATAAAGCGTCTGAGTGTTGACACACCCATTTTTCAACGTAACCGATTTATATAATCCATTCGGATGGAAAGAGATGCTTGTTGCGAATACCCCCACGCGCTGCGGCTGCCCCAATGGGTTAGGTTGATACCATAAGCTTCCGCCACCTGGATACACCACATTTTTTCGATTTCCATGGTTGTCGTATAAGTAAGATATTGTCCAATCGAAACCATCAATTCTCAACCTTTCGCTTTCAACCAAATTTAAGTCGTTGTAGGTGTAGTTTTGAATCACATCACCATATTCTAACGATGTTAGGTTACTGTTTTTATCGTAAGTATAAACCTTGTCGTCAGTGCCATCTCCGTATGATACTTTGCGTATGTTTCCCAAGTTGTCGTAAGTGAATGTCGTTTTTTCAGCAGTTTCAACACTATTATCACAGCTAGTTTCTGACGCACTAACCAAGACAGGCATATCTAAAATCCCACTATTATGCCTGTCTCATTAAGTTTTTAGCGGTGCACAAACAAAAAAGGGTAAGCGTTAAAATCGCTTACCCTTTTTTAGTGGCTGTGCCGCCTACATTTGATAGTTTATGCTCAAGTATACGGCTCGGCCTAGTGTTTGATAGTTAAGAACCGTTTCGTACTCTTCGTCAAACACATTATGTAACTTCAATTTAACGGAAATAGCTTCAGTGAAGCGGTGATTGACGCTTACATCAACTAGTTGGTAGCTGTCTAATTCCACACCCGAGTCCATTCGATCCCCTTTGTATTCATAATTCAGCATTAGGTCGGTAGTATCAAAGCTTGCGGTAAATTGATAGCTAAACTGGTTCTTAGCGCGTCTCACTAAACGCGAACCCGTGGCGCCATCTACGGCATCTAAGTAGCCATAATTAAACGTGTGGTTTCCACCCAAACCAGAATAGTTCGCTGTAATATCAATACCACTGATATCCGCTTGCGATAAGTTTCTGGGTTGCCATACATTATCGGCATCAGGTGCCCACTCAATCAGGTTTTCAATATCTGTATTGTAGTAGCTCACCGTTAAGTCAAAGGCGTTTTTCACATAAGTGACATTCACTTCTTCAGTGTCAGAGGTTTCAGACAATAAATCTGGATTACCGCCATAGGGATAGTACAAGTCATTAAACGTAGGTGCTTTAAAGCCAGTACCTTTAGCCACTGACAGCTGAATTTCATCAGTGATTTGGTAACCCACACCTAGATTATAGGTGGTTTCACTGTCGATATTTTCAACGTCGTCGTACCTTACCGCCACCTCGGCAGTAACACCATTTTGCGAGAATAAACCATGACCAAAATACCCTTCAACACGACGCTCTGATTGCGTAAATGCAGTAGACGACACCATTTCCTCTTTGTACTGGTCGGTGCCAAGTACAAGGGTGAATGATTCATTGAAAATTGAGGTATTGGTGGCAGAGAGCTGATCGCTTTGCGTTTCGAATAGATCGCCGTCTTGTTTTGCACGATCGTTACCAAAACTGAGGTTTTTATCTTTGATTGCCCCTACAGACAGCGTGGCGGTGTTTTGAATATCAGACGCTGTCCACTGGTAATTGCCAGCTAATTGCCATTCACGATTTTCGTTTTCACTGGTATTAAGGTATGTGGAATCGAAGTCTACATCTTGTTTTGATGACTTAAACAACCAGTTCACTGACAACGCGTTGGTGACAGTTTGATTACCATTAACGGTAAAGCTTATATTCTCGTAGCCATCATCATCAGGCTCTGAAGTTTTAAGTACATCAAGTCCGTCGCTGCGCTCTTTGTTTATCGCAAACGTAGTGGCACCATTGCCGTGAGAAACACCGGTGCCAAGATAATATGACTGTGTGTTATTGGTCCCATATTTGGCATTTAAAGTTACGCTACCCGGCGCTTGTTCTCGCGTAATGATATTAATAACACCACCAATGGCATCTGATCCCCATACCGCAGCGCGTGGGCCTTTAACAATTTCAATACGCTCGATTAGCTCAGGCGACATGGTATTCCATGTTGCGCCACCACTGCTTGCTGTATTAACCCGTAAGCCATTTACTAATACCAGTGTTTGATCTGAACTTGCACCTCGGGTAAATACCGACGCCACTTGTCTGCGGCCACCATTTGTGGCGACATCAATGCCTGCATAACGAGAAAGTAGCTCGGGTACCGATTCCACTTGAGCAAGTTCAATGTCTGAACGCTCGATGACAACATGGGTGGCCAAGGTAGGTAGTTGAACGTTGGCCCCACGTGACGCGGTAACTGTGATTGTTTCTACGCCATCGTCAGCGCTAACCATCGATGATGTAGCCGCCGCTACCGCGAGCGCTAATGTAAGTCTTTTCACTTGTGTATTTCCTCAATCTTAAAAAAACAGACGATTGAAGGAGGGGAAAGAGA is from Alteromonas australica and encodes:
- a CDS encoding methyl-accepting chemotaxis protein, whose product is MFNKHLVKENAELREEVHMLKQIREGLREEMIFAHLDAHANIQDVNHLFEQELGYSLAQIKGRNFFEFVPEIAKETLHYRKLKQCIDEKAHYFGAIEFLRNNGEEAWLRGVVQPVFDVNGKIVKYSVNLNDLTRTISKSKEHEDLVAALHKSNAVIEFDLHGHIQNANDAFLQTVKYSLEQIKGQHHRIFCEQEYANSDEYKRFWDRLARGEFVAGRFERLDAHGNKVWLGATYNPICDSHGRMYKVVKLATNITEQVEQERAVSNAAEIAYRSSNSTDQIASRGKEVIEELLGEMSSLSEQMDKAKEGIHALDDQSQQIATIIGSISAIAEQTNLLALNAAIEAARAGDQGRGFAVVADEVRQLASRTTDATEEIINVVKHNQSLASDAVELVNVGDEKAQGGLKYAEEAGQVIAQIQDGAKEVVNAVEQFTHRLSSSEDA
- the sstT gene encoding serine/threonine transporter SstT, whose protein sequence is MSLPKKPSLLRMYMNGNIVLQIVVGIVLGAVLAFISPELASKASVVGTLFVKALKAIAPLLVFVLVMASIANHKKSQQTYIKPVLFLYMAGTLIASVTAVVFSFMFPSTLNLLTSNVKQVAPEGISEVLTTLVFNMVDNPVNALVQGNYIGILTWAAAIGFGLGKGSETTKNVLLNLADSVTSVVNIIIRLAPFGIFGLVANTLASTGVEALVDYSHLLLVLISAMLFIALVTNPLLVFIATRSNPYPLVFTCLKESGITAFFTRSSAANIPVNMALCERLKLNEDTYSVSIPLGATINMGGAAITITVLTLAAVNTLNIPVDFVTAVVLSLVAAVSACGSSGVAGGSLLLIPLACSLFNIPNDIAMQVVATGFILGVIQDSAETALNSSTDVLFTAAACKSPSID
- a CDS encoding TonB-dependent receptor domain-containing protein, with amino-acid sequence MKRLTLALAVAAATSSMVSADDGVETITVTASRGANVQLPTLATHVVIERSDIELAQVESVPELLSRYAGIDVATNGGRRQVASVFTRGASSDQTLVLVNGLRVNTASSGGATWNTMSPELIERIEIVKGPRAAVWGSDAIGGVINIITREQAPGSVTLNAKYGTNNTQSYYLGTGVSHGNGATTFAINKERSDGLDVLKTSEPDDDGYENISFTVNGNQTVTNALSVNWLFKSSKQDVDFDSTYLNTSENENREWQLAGNYQWTASDIQNTATLSVGAIKDKNLSFGNDRAKQDGDLFETQSDQLSATNTSIFNESFTLVLGTDQYKEEMVSSTAFTQSERRVEGYFGHGLFSQNGVTAEVAVRYDDVENIDSETTYNLGVGYQITDEIQLSVAKGTGFKAPTFNDLYYPYGGNPDLLSETSDTEEVNVTYVKNAFDLTVSYYNTDIENLIEWAPDADNVWQPRNLSQADISGIDITANYSGLGGNHTFNYGYLDAVDGATGSRLVRRAKNQFSYQFTASFDTTDLMLNYEYKGDRMDSGVELDSYQLVDVSVNHRFTEAISVKLKLHNVFDEEYETVLNYQTLGRAVYLSINYQM
- a CDS encoding RHS repeat domain-containing protein, which translates into the protein MPVLVSASETSCDNSVETAEKTTFTYDNLGNIRKVSYGDGTDDKVYTYDKNSNLTSLEYGDVIQNYTYNDLNLVESERLRIDGFDWTISYLYDNHGNRKNVVYPGGGSLWYQPNPLGQPQRVGVFATSISFHPNGLYKSVTLKNGCVNTQTLYTSGYPNIQRSLCGTRNIVYNQYSYDGNGNITFWDDKQSNTYDLRLTYDGLDRLDNIRNGNNSLIGDLNYDSLGNIEKFDSIAGTINYTYDANERLYSTSGMRAYTFTYDDRGNVEDNGFDSFTYNLANEMRSASGNSYVYDGHGKRVKAVDSEGTRYSMYSLSGQLLYERINGAYRQNYYLGSQLIAHQGAGEQTFIHPDILGTTAGKTNSDGGLIKRLRYAPFGLEWGKTNASSGEDEIGYTGHKHDKSIGLTYMQARYYDPVIGRFYSNDPIGFRDVHSFNRYAYANNNPFKYVDPTGMASRTATGQEFERKRCKQTGNCSGNSEQDKRREKGRKLTEKFVDSYDTGDPNYHQYEIGPSFGCLISSSCTVSAVAGIVDSEGVPFKILPPGNGETSLLGINPINHFAIGNFSVNVTLSGHWFHPGVVVHATFESQGAVWFYSRGVGTGKDQFWNMAIGYGAFGKMHSDVSNRINTEILFNPPRL